ACAACATATACAGTGACTGTAACAAATGCAGCAACATGTACAGCAACAGCTTCAAGAATCGTAACTGTAAATGCTTTACCAACCGCTGCAATAACTCCAGCAAGTGCAACAATCTGCGCTGGTCAGAGTTCAACATTGACAGCTTCAGGTGGTACAAGTTACTTATGGAGTAATGCCGCAACAACAGCAGCAATAACTGTTACCCCTGCCGCAACAACAACATATACAGTGACTGTAACAAATGCCGCAACATGTACAGCAATATCAAGTGCAACAGTAACTGTAAACGCAGCTCCAACCGCTGCAATAACTCCAGCAAGTGCAACAATCTGTGCCGGTCAGAGTTCAACTTTGACAGCTTCAGGTGGTACAAGTTACTTATGGAGTAATGCTGCCACAACCGCTGCAATAACTGTTACGCCAGCAATAACAACAACATATACAGTAACTGTAACCAATGCAGCAACATGTACAGCAACTTCAAGTGCAGTAGTAACTGTAAATACATTGCCAACAGCCGCAATAACTCCAGCAAGTGCAACAATTTGTGCCGGTCAGAGTTCAACTTTGACAGCTTCAGGTGGTGCCAGCTACTTATGGAGTAATGCTGCAACAACCGCCGCAATAACTGTTACCCCAGCTGCTACAACAACATATACAGTGACTGTAACCAATGCAGCAACGTGTACAGCAATAGCAAGTGCAGTAGTAGCTGTAAATGCAACACCTGTAGCAAATGCAGGCGTTGATCAGTCAATACCAAATGGAACATCAACCTCTCTTACCGGTTCGGCTTCAGGTGGCTCAGGAACATATACATGGTTATGGTCTCCAGCCGGTCAGTTAGTATCTGCAAATGTTCAGAATCCAACAACTGTTAATTTAGGTACAACAACAACTTATACTTTAACAGTAACAGATGCTGTTACATCATGTCAAGGCACTGATGTAGTAATTGTAACGATAACAGGAAGTCCTTTAAGTGTAACAACTTCTGCAACTCCAACAGCGATATGTTTAGGAAGTTCAACACAACTTAATGCTTTAGCTTCAGGAGGTAGTGGAATCTATACATATTCATGGACATCAGTACCGGCAGGATTTACTTCAACGATAGCAAATCCGGTGGTATCTCCTACAGTAAATACGACTTATAATGTAACTGTAAATGATGGTTCAAATAATGCAACAGGCAATGTGTCTGTAACTGTAAATGCAGTTCCGGTAGCTGCAATAACTCCAGCAAGTGCAACGATCTGTGCCGGTCAGAGTTCAACTTTGACAGCTTCAGGTGGTGCAAGTTATTTATGGAGTAATGCCGCAACAACAGCCGCAATAACTGTTACCCCTGCTGCTACAACAACATATACTGTGACTGTAACCAGTGCAGATGCTTGTACAGCAACTTCAAGTGCAGTAGTAACTGTAAATTCATTACCAGTTGTTAATGCAGGTGCAGACCAGGTAGTTTGTTCAGGTACTCCTGTTATATTAACAGGTAGTGGTGCAACCTCATACACATGGGATAATGGAGTAACAGATGGAACTCCGTTTACTCCTGCTGTAGGTGCAATAACATATACTGTAACAGGAACAACAGGTGGTTGTTCAAATACCGATCAGGTAGTTGTAACAGTTAATGCTCTTCCAAATGTAAGTGCCGGTTCTGACCAAGTGGTTTGTGAAGGAACTTCTGTTACTTTAACAGGTAGTGGAGCTACTTCATATACATGGGATAATGGAGTAATAGATGGAGCTTCATTTACACCAACAGTTGGAATAGTAACATATACTGTAACAGGCACATTAGGAAGTTGTTCAAATACCGATCAGGTTATTGTAACAGTAAATGCAATACCAAATGTAAATGCAGGTGCCGACCAGATAATATGTGAAGGCTTACAGATTACTTTAACAGGTAGTGGTGCAACTTCATACGTTTGGGATAATGGAGTAACTGATGGAACTCCGTTTACACAGGCAGTTGGAACTATTACATATACTGTTACTGGAACTTCAAATGGTTGTTCTAATACCGATCAGATAATTGTAACAGTAAATGCATCTCCAATAGCATCAGCAACAAGTTTAAATGCATCATGTGGTATCGCGGATGGATCTGCAACAGCTAGTGCTACAGGTGGAACAGGAGTTTATACATATCTATGGGATGTAGCAGCTGCTAGTCAGACTTCAGCTACTGCAATAAATCTCGGAGTAGGTTCATATACTGTTTCTGTATTTGATGGAAATTGTACATCAACTGCAATAGCTTCTGTAAGTGAAAATGGTGCTCCAACAATTACTGTGACTGTAACAAATAGTACAATTTGTGTTGGTCAAACAACAACATTAAATGCAACTGGTGCAGATACCTATTTATGGACACCTTCAACATATTTAAGTGCTACAACAGGTAGTTCAGTTGATGCAACTCCACCAACAAGTATTACATATACTGTTCAAGGCACAACTGCAGGTTGTAGTTCTATCCAAACAATAGATATAACAGTAGATGCATTACCTTTAGTGAATGCAGGAATTGACCAAGTAATATGTTTGGGTTCTGCTGTGACTTTATCTGGTAGTGGTGCAACTTCATACACATGGGATAATGGTGTAACTGATGGAACTCCGTTTACTCCATCTATTGCAGGCGTAACAACTTATACAGTTACAGGAACAATCAATGGTTGTTCAAATACCGATCAGGTAGTTGTAACAGTAAACACAGCTCCAGTTGCCGGGTTTAGTTATATAGATAATGGTTTTGGTAATGTAACGTTTACCGATTTGTCACAGGGAGCAAGTTCATGGACCTGGACATTTGGTGATGGCGGTATTGATTTTACTCAAAACCCAACTTATACTTACCTTGCTAATGGTACATATACAATAACTCAGATTGTTCAGAGTCCATGTGGAACTAATTCTACATCACAAACAATTAATGTTATTATTGATAATGTTAATTTAGTGTCTGTGTCATCTCAACTAGAAGTATTTCCAAATCCAAGTAACGGACAATTTAACATTAAATACAGTTCAAATACCGGAAACAGTTTTGAAGTAAAAATAATTAGTGTTACTGGTGAAGTTGTAAGTTCAATTGAATATACAAAAACTTCTACATCCATGATAATTCCTGTAAACATTGAAAAACTTGCTAAAGGAATATATCAGATAAAAGTAACAAATGGCAATGAGGTAATGAACTCAAGAATAATAATTGACAGATATTAGTTAATATAAATAAACTGAATAAAAACCCCGGTAAATCCGGGGTTTTTATTTTGATATAGATTCTATTTATTCAATAAATCGGTAACCAACACCTTTAATGGTTTGTATGAAGTTGTCGCCAATTTTTTCTCTTAGTTTTCTAATATGAACATCAATTGTTCTTTCACCTACAACAACATCATTTCCCCAAATGGTATTATAAATGTCATCACGTGTAAAAACTCTTTCAGGTTTTGATGCAAGCAAGACTAATAATTCAAATTCTTTTTTTGGTAAATTTATTTCTATTCCGTCCTTTGTTACACTATATTTTTCCTTATTAATTGATAAATTCTCGAAATTAATAATTGTATTAGTCGTTATTTTATTTTCCGAAAAATCAAATCTTTTTAACAACGCTTTAATTCTACTAATAAGTAATTTTGGTTTAATCGGCTTTGTGATATAATCATCAGCTCCGGCTTCAAAACCTGCGATTTGAGAATAATCTTCGCTACGTGCTGTTAAAAATGTTATAACAGTATTTGAAAGATTTTTATTTTTTTTAAGATTTTCACAAACTTCAATGCCGTCCATTCCAGGCATCATAACATCAAGTACAATTAAATTTGGAATTTCTTTACCTGCAATGTTTATTGCCTCCATACCGTTACTGGCTAAAAATACATTATAGCCTTCTTTTATCAGATTATAACTTAAAAATTCAAGAATATCCGGTTCGTCATCAACAAGAAGAATTTTATAATTATTATTATCCATACTTACTTTGAATTATTTGCTTTTTTTAAAGTAAAAGAAAATGCTGAGCCTTCACCAAAAGTACTTCTAACGTGTATGCTTTCTCCATGCACCTCTAAAATATGCTTAACAATTGCTAAACCAAGCCCAGTTCCTCCCTGATCACGCGACCTGCTTTTGTCAACTCTGTAAAATCTTTCAAATAAACGTGGAATGTATTTTTCTTCAATACCAACTCCATTATCACTTATTTCAATTAAAATTTTATTATCCATGTCATAAAAAGAAATTGTAGTATTTCCATTATGTTTCCCATAAATAATAGAGTTTACAATTAAATTGTTTATTACATCAGTAATTCTTTGTTTGTCGGCATTAACTAGTATTATTTTATCAGAACAATTTATTTGTACTTTAATACTTTTTTGGTTTGCACGCATTTCATGCATTTCAATAACTTCCTTTACTAATTGAATAATATTAAAGTCTTCGCGGATTAGTTCTAGTTCTCCTGATTCGAGTTTAGAAATTGATTCCAGATCCTGAACTATAGTAATTAATCTGTTTATACTTTGATCAGCTTTCTCAAGATATTTGTGATTAATGTTAGGATCATCAATTCCACCATCCATAAGTGTAGAAATGTAGCCCTGAGCATTAAAAATTGGAGTTTTGAGTTCATGAGATACATTACCTAAGAATTCTCTTCTGTATTTTTCAAGTTTTTTTAATTTATCTATCTCACGGGTTTTAAGTTTAGCCCAATTTGCAACATCTTTACTTGTTTCGTTCACAATGTCTTTATCCTCATAAGTGTCAACCTGACTCAAATCCAGATTGCTTGTTTTCTGAATAATTTTATAAATAGGAGTTATTTTATTTATTAAAACTTTTCTTAGAGTATAGAAAATTATCAAATATGTAACAATAAATACAGAAAGAATCTCTATACATAAATATTTCCAGATATTTGTACTCTCAATAAAAAAACTAAAAGCAGAAAAAATACCGGTAAATAGTGCAACAATTATTGAAACTATCAATGAAATATTTTTCGAAGAGTAGACCATCAATTGGTTAAAATAAATTCTCCTAAAAATACAAAAGATTTTAGATAGAACATAGTAGTTTTATTTATCACACATTTTTTTGAAATATGCGAAAAATTAGGTAGGTTTGAATAAAATCAAAAAGATAGAGATTATGTTCGATTCTATTGTATATCAAGACAGAAGAAACAAGTTGCGTTCAATGTTAAAAAGTGGGCTAATTATTTTACTAGGTAATAATGAATCGCCTATGAATTATCCGGCTAATACATATAAGTTTAGACAAGACAGCACTTTTTTATATTTTTTTGGATTATCAATGCCAGGTCTTGCTGGTGTTATTGATATTGATAACGGGAAAGATGTTGTTTTTGGTAACGACGTTGATATTGATGATATTATCTGGATGGGGCCTCAACCTTCAATAAAGGAATTATGCCAAAAATTTGCAGTAAATGAAACTTACCCGATGGCAATGCTTTCAGAGTTAGTATCAGATGCAAATAAAAGAAAACGGACAATTCATTTTTTACCTCCCTACAGAGCTGAAAATAAACTTACACTTGAGAAACTGCTTGTTATTCCATCAACTTCTTTAAAAGATAAAGCCTCAGTTGAATTAATAAAAGCAGTTGTTGCAATAAGATCTATTAAAGATAGTTTTGAGATTGCTCATCTTGATGATATTATGAGTGTAGGCTATCAAATGCACACAACCGCAATGAGGATGGCTCAATCAGGAGTTTATGAGCGTGAAATAGCCGGATTTATTGAAGGTCTTGCATTGTCACATGGTGGTACTGTTTCATTTCCGGTAATATTATCTAAGCATGGAGAAACACTTCATAATCATAATCACAGTAATAAACTTGTTGCAGGTGATTTAATGATTTGTGATGCAGGTTTTGAATCAGAAATGGGTTATGCTACAGATCATACTAGGGTAGTACCAGTTGGTGGAAAATTTACACAAAAACAAAAAGAAATTTATCAGATAGTTCTTGATACCAATAATGCTGCAATAAATGCAATTAAACCTGGGATAAACTATCGTGAAGTTCATTTATTGGCAGCTACTGTTATTACCGAGGGACTAAAAAATCTT
The window above is part of the Bacteroidia bacterium genome. Proteins encoded here:
- a CDS encoding T9SS type A sorting domain-containing protein; protein product: TTYTVTVTNAATCTATASRIVTVNALPTAAITPASATICAGQSSTLTASGGTSYLWSNAATTAAITVTPAATTTYTVTVTNAATCTAISSATVTVNAAPTAAITPASATICAGQSSTLTASGGTSYLWSNAATTAAITVTPAITTTYTVTVTNAATCTATSSAVVTVNTLPTAAITPASATICAGQSSTLTASGGASYLWSNAATTAAITVTPAATTTYTVTVTNAATCTAIASAVVAVNATPVANAGVDQSIPNGTSTSLTGSASGGSGTYTWLWSPAGQLVSANVQNPTTVNLGTTTTYTLTVTDAVTSCQGTDVVIVTITGSPLSVTTSATPTAICLGSSTQLNALASGGSGIYTYSWTSVPAGFTSTIANPVVSPTVNTTYNVTVNDGSNNATGNVSVTVNAVPVAAITPASATICAGQSSTLTASGGASYLWSNAATTAAITVTPAATTTYTVTVTSADACTATSSAVVTVNSLPVVNAGADQVVCSGTPVILTGSGATSYTWDNGVTDGTPFTPAVGAITYTVTGTTGGCSNTDQVVVTVNALPNVSAGSDQVVCEGTSVTLTGSGATSYTWDNGVIDGASFTPTVGIVTYTVTGTLGSCSNTDQVIVTVNAIPNVNAGADQIICEGLQITLTGSGATSYVWDNGVTDGTPFTQAVGTITYTVTGTSNGCSNTDQIIVTVNASPIASATSLNASCGIADGSATASATGGTGVYTYLWDVAAASQTSATAINLGVGSYTVSVFDGNCTSTAIASVSENGAPTITVTVTNSTICVGQTTTLNATGADTYLWTPSTYLSATTGSSVDATPPTSITYTVQGTTAGCSSIQTIDITVDALPLVNAGIDQVICLGSAVTLSGSGATSYTWDNGVTDGTPFTPSIAGVTTYTVTGTINGCSNTDQVVVTVNTAPVAGFSYIDNGFGNVTFTDLSQGASSWTWTFGDGGIDFTQNPTYTYLANGTYTITQIVQSPCGTNSTSQTINVIIDNVNLVSVSSQLEVFPNPSNGQFNIKYSSNTGNSFEVKIISVTGEVVSSIEYTKTSTSMIIPVNIEKLAKGIYQIKVTNGNEVMNSRIIIDRY
- a CDS encoding response regulator transcription factor; protein product: MDNNNYKILLVDDEPDILEFLSYNLIKEGYNVFLASNGMEAINIAGKEIPNLIVLDVMMPGMDGIEVCENLKKNKNLSNTVITFLTARSEDYSQIAGFEAGADDYITKPIKPKLLISRIKALLKRFDFSENKITTNTIINFENLSINKEKYSVTKDGIEINLPKKEFELLVLLASKPERVFTRDDIYNTIWGNDVVVGERTIDVHIRKLREKIGDNFIQTIKGVGYRFIE
- a CDS encoding sensor histidine kinase, coding for MVYSSKNISLIVSIIVALFTGIFSAFSFFIESTNIWKYLCIEILSVFIVTYLIIFYTLRKVLINKITPIYKIIQKTSNLDLSQVDTYEDKDIVNETSKDVANWAKLKTREIDKLKKLEKYRREFLGNVSHELKTPIFNAQGYISTLMDGGIDDPNINHKYLEKADQSINRLITIVQDLESISKLESGELELIREDFNIIQLVKEVIEMHEMRANQKSIKVQINCSDKIILVNADKQRITDVINNLIVNSIIYGKHNGNTTISFYDMDNKILIEISDNGVGIEEKYIPRLFERFYRVDKSRSRDQGGTGLGLAIVKHILEVHGESIHVRSTFGEGSAFSFTLKKANNSK
- a CDS encoding aminopeptidase P family protein — encoded protein: MFDSIVYQDRRNKLRSMLKSGLIILLGNNESPMNYPANTYKFRQDSTFLYFFGLSMPGLAGVIDIDNGKDVVFGNDVDIDDIIWMGPQPSIKELCQKFAVNETYPMAMLSELVSDANKRKRTIHFLPPYRAENKLTLEKLLVIPSTSLKDKASVELIKAVVAIRSIKDSFEIAHLDDIMSVGYQMHTTAMRMAQSGVYEREIAGFIEGLALSHGGTVSFPVILSKHGETLHNHNHSNKLVAGDLMICDAGFESEMGYATDHTRVVPVGGKFTQKQKEIYQIVLDTNNAAINAIKPGINYREVHLLAATVITEGLKNLGLMKGDTKEAVAAGAHTMFFPHGLGHMMGIDVHDMEDLGENYVGYDDKIKRSEQFGTAYLRLGRKLQTGFVLTVEPGIYFIPALIDKWKEERLNYNFINFDKVNQYRDFGGIRLEDDILVTETGNRILGKKRIPITIDEVEKTVQSK